GAAATCACCCTatgaatggtcgaccgaactggtagTTCAAGTtctccttggtcgaccgaactgagcaccacggttgaccgaaccatcaagatggtcgatcgaccctctcgggttgcttgaattttaccgaggttaaaacactgttatttttcattaacctcatttaaacatttccaaaaatgacaaataggtcctaaatagttaaaaattcaggggtgtctatatataccccttaatttgtaaaaaattagtatgagattagaaaACATAATTAGCAAATACTCTCtaaatctcaaaaagcctatttctcatattcaagcttcctacactcattcttacttaTTCCCATTGCTAAAATCATCTagtaagagtgttattgtgacTTTCTCATTAAGCTTATGCTCTtacttgttcttgttgattgagataatttttatttgagagcaaacatcaagtttttctaggagactttgttgataagtcttccataggaaaacttcttagagctcgcgtgttttgcatcttcattgcaatacTAAGATttcatattgcattttgtttgtgaaataatttttacaaaccaattcCAAATatctctttttcttattttttgagaaatatattttgagatatttgcttttGTATGAAGATTTTTGTTGTTGtatattttgattgatattatcattttgacacaaagatcaaatactTTTTTACAAACTAATATATCTcctgtggtttattttgagaaaaatatttgttgagatatctagAGTATGTCTGAGATCTTTGTTACTAGACTTTGtaattagtattatttttttagtACAAAGATCCTAACTCATACACTCTCATGTACTGATTGTTATACTTGGATacatatttgagagtagatattaagactacattgagcttatcatttcctatcatactgtagtgtgttgattatattggtacatatctgcttagtgtaagaagcattttacgtGTACGCAAATTATTGGTTaaatttattgtattccaggtacgggcctgaagagagagactagccctgttgaatagtctcggattgactcagacccgattaggaagactagatgcaccatcctggtaaggtgtaggttgaggtcagtctcgctaattaacctgattgtaaatggtgcTGCTCTACTCGTTAAATGAgccatagtgaaatccttgtgctggagagctaaggtggggatgtaggcactttggccaaatctcgataacatttcttgtgcgtgcttttaattttcgcattttaatTTCCAGCAGATGAATgcttatattttactattgtgaataattgagtttataattgcatagacagaccctaagttgagtaatactgttattagattagttaaacctaggacaaaattttaaatacccaattcagcccccttttgggaatacaccaaagctaacagaagaATAAATGACTATAGGAAATGACTAGGACTATGCTAAATGGGCATAATttgtgttagattaccactttatctaaaagcttaagctgttaggttgtggtccaacaatgtatatcaagttttaacactcccctgcacgtgcagtccgacagcacgtggagagataaacatatgataaataacacctataataaggaatgcaatattttttttttaaattacgagcaacaagattagaacccagAACTTCCTGGTAACcagttctgataccatgttagattatcactttacctaaaagtttaagttgttaggttgtgggccaacaatgtatatcaagttttaacaaccTGTCTGAATACGTTTAGGCTGAAGCGGTGAACACTGTCTGTTACGTGATGAATAAAGTGTCCACTAGGGTTAGTCTAGATCGAACCCCCCCTATGAACTTTAGAAAGGAAAAggaccaaacatttcatacttttatgtatttggatgtaagtgttttgtcttaaaagaaaaaggggacttaggaaaatttgatgctaaatcagatgaaggaatcttcctaaGGTATGTTTTAAATAGTAAAATATTTagaatctataacaaaagaacactatcTATtttagaatccattcatgtagtattttATGAAGCTAACCCATTCTCTTCTAAAACTATTGATGTTGATAATCTAGACATAAGAAAGAGTTTAGAAAACTTAACAATTCATGAAATCAAAGATGAGAGCATTGAATCCAAAGAACCATCTAGTGATAACTCTCTAGAACAACCTGAATTGCCTAAGGAATGAAAATTTGTGAAAAATCATcataaagatcaaataatagtGAACCATCACATGGAGTGATAAGATCAATGATGTgataaatgatgattcatgggtggtagccatgcaagaggaactaaattagtttgagagaaataaagtttggaagttgGTTCCTAGATTCATTGATCATTCGGTAATTGACactaaatgggtctataggaatAAAAAGAATGACAATGACATTGTAGTCCGTAACAAGGATAGATTGGTGGCACAAGCTTATAATCGAGAAAAatgtattgactatgatgaaacctttgctttcataactagaatggaagcaatctGTATACTACCagcctatgcatctcataaaaatttcaaattctatCAAAttgatgtaaaaagtgcatttttgaatggatatataaatgaagtaGTGTACGTAGCACAACTTCGACTTTGAAGACTTTTATTTTCCAAATCATGTGTTTAGTCTAACAAAAAACCCTATACAAATTAAAACAAACTCTTAaaacttggtatgaaaggttgagCGGTTTTAAGAGAGATGAACGTTTTTTTTCGGCTTTAAGAGagatgaatgttttttttttgtgtgcctAAATTCTTTTAAGCATGTGCACAAAGTATTCAGGAGCACTTagcatcttaatttttatttatctaAAGAGCAAAGTGCCTCCTCTTAATAACAGTGCTGGACCTACAGCCTACTCAAGTGTGCAACAGAGAGAGAAGGACCTCACTTTTGGCatgtatagaaaaaaaaaaaaccttaaaaataATTTCTCAAATTCTAAACACCTATTGTTGACTCATCAATATAATTTTGAccataaaactgtatacatatccAAATTGGGCACATTGAGCATTTGTTACATTTTATTTCAAGGTTTAACTagtattcaaaaataaataaaataaaatgttacAACACAAACATATAAAATTAAATCATTCTATTTCCCTTTAATTACTAAAAAGtatattaaatattaatgttttatgaaataaaaatactaaataaGCCAATAAATATTAAGCACATCCATCAATGATGCACCAACCCTGTACAAAATGACCATCCCTGTTAAAAGTGAGCTCACTTCTTAGGATAATGACCAATCATAACCTTTCAAGTTTCAATCCAGAAGCAGAGCGAGCTGCTCAAGCTCGGCAACTGGTTGGGACCTCCAGGGTCAGCCATCAAGTCAATGTGAATCTTCTCCCCGCACCCGCACCCCCATAAGGATAAAAGGATATATCCccaattttatatataatttgaaCAGCCTCATCCTAATGTGCCTACTCATAGTCTCCTACAAACAAAAATGGCGGTGGCCGAGCTCAGAGGCGGCGGTCTCTGCACAGACATGGGGAGCTTTTGCGGCCAAGTCCTCACCGGCCGGTGGTTCATGGTCTTCGCCTCCCTTCTGATCATGTCCGTCGCCGGCGCCACCTACATGTTCAGCCTCTACTCTAACGACATCAAGTCCTCCCTCGGCTACGACCAAACCACCCTCAATCTCCTCAGCTTCTTCAAAGACCTCGGCGGCAGCGTCGGCGTCATCTCcggcctcatcaacgaggtcacgCCTCCGTGGGTGGTCCTCTCCATTGGCGCCGCCATGAACTTCCTCGGTTACTTCATGATTTGGCTCGCCGTCACCGCCCGTATCCCCAAGCCCCAAGTCTGGCACATGTGCTTCTATATCTTCATCGGCGCAAACTCCCAGTCCTTCGCCAACACTGGCGCTCTAGTCACCGCCGTCAAGAACTTCCCCGAGAGCCGCGGCGCCGTTTTGGGCCTTCTCAAAGGCTTCGTCGGCCTCAGCGGCGCCATTATTTCTCAGCTCTACCACGCTTTCTACCACGACGACTCAAAGTCTCTCATTCTACTAATTGCCTGGCTTCCCGCCGCCGTTTCTTTCTCCTTCCTCAGAACTATCAGGATCATGAAGGTCCTCCGACAGCCAGACGAGATCAAGACTTTTTACCATCTTCTGTACACATCTCTCGGCCTTGCCGGTTTCCTTTTGCTCATAATAATCTTACAAAACAAGCTCAGTTTTACCAGGTTAGAATACGGCGCAACTGGCAGTGTTGTTCTTGTACTCCTCTTTATTCCACTAGCTGTTGTTATAAAAGAAGAGTTTTGTCTTCGGAAGAACAAAGCACTAGCTAAAAATCCACCTTCCATTGAGTCTCCGCCGCCTCCGCCACCTTCGCCGCCGCCGACGACCCTACCTCCCACGAATTCGGAGACGGCGGCGAACTCCTGCACTGCCAACATGTTCAACCCGCCT
This Malania oleifera isolate guangnan ecotype guangnan chromosome 11, ASM2987363v1, whole genome shotgun sequence DNA region includes the following protein-coding sequences:
- the LOC131168053 gene encoding uncharacterized protein LOC131168053, whose product is MAVAELRGGGLCTDMGSFCGQVLTGRWFMVFASLLIMSVAGATYMFSLYSNDIKSSLGYDQTTLNLLSFFKDLGGSVGVISGLINEVTPPWVVLSIGAAMNFLGYFMIWLAVTARIPKPQVWHMCFYIFIGANSQSFANTGALVTAVKNFPESRGAVLGLLKGFVGLSGAIISQLYHAFYHDDSKSLILLIAWLPAAVSFSFLRTIRIMKVLRQPDEIKTFYHLLYTSLGLAGFLLLIIILQNKLSFTRLEYGATGSVVLVLLFIPLAVVIKEEFCLRKNKALAKNPPSIESPPPPPPSPPPTTLPPTNSETAANSCTANMFNPPARGEDYTILQAFFSVDMLVLFVATTFGVGGTLTAIDNLGQIGKSLGYPERSITTFVSLVSIWNYLGRVVAGFASEIFLTKYKIPRPLMLTLVLLISCLGHILIAFGVPNSLYYASVILGFCFGAQWPLMFAIISEIFGLKYYSTLYNFGSVASPVGLYVLNVMVAGRLYDKEALRQMEALGTTRRNGQDLSCTGVRCYRLSFIIISATTLVGCLISYILVVRTRKFYTGDIYKKFREGIETYGEAHSHVTGVQNGMSVPLREVDADTANAAGTDHGDAAGDVSTKHNKKPT